DNA sequence from the Mesotoga sp. UBA6090 genome:
GAAGATGAAGGCTTAGGAAGGGGAAGAAGACCGGTAGTCAACGTGAGCTGGTTCCAGGCGACCTGGTACTGCAACTGGCTCAGCAAGAAAGAGGGCTTACCACCGGCCTACTATGAAGACGGGAGCCTGCTGGACGAAAACGGGAAGAAGACGAATGACATAGCGAGAGTAAGGGGATACAGGTTGTTGAGCGAGGCCGAATGGGAGTATGCGGCAAGGGGCGGGAAAGAGAGCCGAGGTCACAAGTATTCCGGCTCCGATGATTCTGACCGGGTTGCCTGGTTCGACGAAAACTCCGGTTACGCTCCAACCGATTTGGATGAAGCGATGAGGTCCAAAGAACAGAAAAAGACCTTCGAAGAGAAAAGGCTCGCACCCCACGAAGTTGGAATGAAGATGCCAAATGAACTTGGCCTATACGACATGAGCGGCAACGTTTGGGAGTGGTGTTCCGATCGATGCGATGATTATGCGGATTCGGAACAGACAAATCCATATTCAATAAGCGAAGGCGGCCGGGTTATTCGAGGCGGCTGCTGGTTCAAATCCGCCAATTTAGCAAAGATTGCTCACCGAGAAGGCCTTTCACCCATTGAAATCTACAATGGCGCGGGCTTTCGAATCTGCAGAGCGGCAGATCGAAAAACAAAAACAAATTCATCTTCAGAAGGCCACGAAAGACAGGCTGTTGGGTCTTCATGTATGCCAGCAGGAGAGGTCCCCGACGTGGTACTCGTCGAGAGAGGTAGCTTCAAAATGGGAGACACCTGGGGCGACGGGTTGATAGACGAAAAACCGGTTCATGAAGTCACAATCATGTATGACTTCAACATTGGCAAGTACGAAGTCTTGTTCTCAGAATTCGATGTCTTCTGTGAGGCCACTGGAAGAATCCCTCCTTCCGACGAGGGCTGGGGAAGGGGAGATTTGCCCGTCATAAACATAACTTGGTGGGACGCCGTGGAGTTCTGCAACTGGCTTAGCGAGAGAGAAGGTCTCCCAAAGGCATATGACGATGACGGTCACCTCCTGGATGTCACGGGAAAAGCTACAAACGAAGTGGAAAGAGTGCCCGGATACAGGCTGCCGACGGAAGCCGAATGCGAATATGCGGCCAGGGGAGGTAACAAGAGCGAAGGTCATAAGTATGCAGGAAGCGACTACGTGGATGAAGTCGCCTGGTACTCCGAAAATTCGGGAATCAAGACGCACGAAGTGGGAAAGAAGGCGCCTAATGAGCTGGGAATCCACGATATGTCCGGCAACGTCTGGGAGTGGTGCTCCGACTGGTACGAGGAAGACTATTATGGGTACAGCCCCAATGTAAACCCGTACAATACTGAAGGCGACTACGAACGGGTCATGCGGGGCGGCAGCGTTGGCCTCAACGAGACTTTCGCCCGGGTAACTCATCGCGATTATCTGGAGCCCTCTTCAGCGGGCAACGCCGTCGGCTTTCGCATATGCAGAACAGCCAAAAACCAATCCGAACTTCTTTGACACAACCAAATACTTTTTTCTCAATACACTTTTAGAATCATTTACTGGTGGAACCGGTTCCTTAGAAAATGGAGACGGGAAGATGACAACCTACACTGCGCAGTTCATCCACTGTAGAACGCGCTCATAGAAAGGAGCAATCATATCTGGAGTCCAGATCTTCATTTCGGAAAACAGCAGGCCCGCTCTTGTCATGAGCTTTCATCTCGCTGCATAAAATAGAGATTCTTCCTCTGCAATCACCGTTTCTCAAAAGTCCTTATAGATACTGCTAACTCATCATTCGGAGGATGTACTTTCATTATGATCGTAGCTGAAACTTTATCTGAAGCAGATCAGATTGTTTTCAAAGAACTATCTTATTCTTCGATACTATGAACTAAACAAGAATCTGAATAAGTTTGTTCCGATGTGAAGAATAGCATTAGTAATGCAAAGTCGCAAAAATTCATAAAGAAAGAAGGTCTCACAAAAAACTATCAGAAGAGTCTCCAGAAAAACCAAGAGCGGGAAGAGATTCCTTCACATAGATAACTTGAGTGTCTGTAATCCAGATTTATTAAATGAGAGGGATACACTTCTCGTGATTACATTGGATCAGAAGTCTTTGCGATGCTGCGTTATAATCTCTAAATTCGAAAGGAGAGCTGTTCTATGGAATTCACCGTAATTGACGTTGAGACTGCAAACCCTGATATGAGCTCTATATGTCAGATTGGTATAGCAAAGTATGAGGACTTTTCTCTTAAAGATGTATGGATGTCATACGTAGATCCGGAGCAAGAATTCTCTCCATCTAATGTATCAATTCATGGCATTGACAAAAGTACTATAAGGGGTGCTCCAATCTTCCCCGATTTGATACAAGTACTTACCTCCAATCTAGACAAAAGAATTGTTGCAAGCCACACAAGTTTCGACCGTCTAGCGATAGATAAAACCTTCCGTCGGTACGGATTTGCTCCGCCAGAATGCTCCTGGCTTGATTCAGCGATGGTAGCCAGAAGAACTTGGAAGGCTTTCGCCAAGAGAGGTTATGGGCTTCATGACCTGTGTCAGTTTATAGGCTACGAATTCAAACATCATGATGCGCTTGAAGATGCCAAAGCTGCTGGTCAAGTTCTAATTGCAGCGATGCGTGAAACGAAAATGGATCTTGAAGGATTGCTTAAAAGAGTCCAGCAACCAATCAATCCGAAAGATTCCTCTGCTATTAGACGTGAAGGGAATCCTGAGGGGATACTTTATGGCGAAGTATTGGT
Encoded proteins:
- a CDS encoding formylglycine-generating enzyme family protein, whose product is MNGKVRERLADLVKTHSVGILNRPDKVEALLKTSFGESETEITAIVTALREGLLSELLKGEDSSAQNTAVAGLSQRLRDNYGMNEEAATWAIESIALALGKLTPTGTESSGIKTANGDELVHVEGGTFVMGDTWGDGDDVEKPAHRVNITCDLYVGKYPVTFEEYDRFCMETGATEPEDEGLGRGRRPVVNVSWFQATWYCNWLSKKEGLPPAYYEDGSLLDENGKKTNDIARVRGYRLLSEAEWEYAARGGKESRGHKYSGSDDSDRVAWFDENSGYAPTDLDEAMRSKEQKKTFEEKRLAPHEVGMKMPNELGLYDMSGNVWEWCSDRCDDYADSEQTNPYSISEGGRVIRGGCWFKSANLAKIAHREGLSPIEIYNGAGFRICRAADRKTKTNSSSEGHERQAVGSSCMPAGEVPDVVLVERGSFKMGDTWGDGLIDEKPVHEVTIMYDFNIGKYEVLFSEFDVFCEATGRIPPSDEGWGRGDLPVINITWWDAVEFCNWLSEREGLPKAYDDDGHLLDVTGKATNEVERVPGYRLPTEAECEYAARGGNKSEGHKYAGSDYVDEVAWYSENSGIKTHEVGKKAPNELGIHDMSGNVWEWCSDWYEEDYYGYSPNVNPYNTEGDYERVMRGGSVGLNETFARVTHRDYLEPSSAGNAVGFRICRTAKNQSELL
- a CDS encoding exonuclease domain-containing protein encodes the protein MEFTVIDVETANPDMSSICQIGIAKYEDFSLKDVWMSYVDPEQEFSPSNVSIHGIDKSTIRGAPIFPDLIQVLTSNLDKRIVASHTSFDRLAIDKTFRRYGFAPPECSWLDSAMVARRTWKAFAKRGYGLHDLCQFIGYEFKHHDALEDAKAAGQVLIAAMRETKMDLEGLLKRVQQPINPKDSSAIRREGNPEGILYGEVLVCTGKLQITRKEMAHLASECGCRVMDSVTSDTTILLVGDQDIERLMGYEKSSKQRKAEALIERGKEIKILMESDFMSLLKIV